The Microlunatus antarcticus genome window below encodes:
- the ffh gene encoding signal recognition particle protein codes for MFDTLSDRLAATFKNLRGKTRLSEADIDATAREIRVALLEADVNLAVVRDFVAKVRERAKGAELTGALNPSQAIVKIVDEELVAILGGDTRTIRFAKNPPTVIMLAGLQGAGKTTLAGKLALWLKSQGRSPLLVAADLQRPNAVNQLQVVGQRAGVQVFAPEPGNGVGDPVAVAKASILEAQRRLFDVVVVDTAGRLGIDADLMQQAADIRDAVSPDEVLFVVDAMIGQDAVNTANAFAEGVGFDGVVLTKLDGDARGGAALSIARATGKPIMFASNGEALTEFDVFHPDRMASRILGMGDVLTLIEQAEKTFDAEQSAKAAAKLTSKEGRDFSLADFLQQMQMVRKMGPLSKIFGMLPGMGEFKDQINNIDEREVDRLEAIIHSMTPAERDDPKIIDGSRRARIAKGAGVQVSDVNGLVNRFFEARKMMSSLAGGKMPGMPGLPGSAKKAPAKAAPKKKGHKVSGNPAKRNGAPAAAPAVDAGAAFGADPAMDEKALQEAMQNFQLPSNLRDRLGR; via the coding sequence GTGTTCGACACCCTCTCCGACCGCCTGGCCGCGACGTTCAAGAACCTGCGCGGCAAGACGCGGCTGAGCGAGGCCGACATCGACGCCACCGCGCGGGAGATCCGCGTCGCCCTGCTCGAGGCCGACGTCAACCTCGCGGTCGTCCGTGACTTCGTGGCCAAGGTGCGCGAGCGGGCCAAGGGCGCGGAGCTCACCGGCGCGCTCAACCCGTCGCAGGCGATCGTCAAGATCGTCGACGAGGAGCTCGTCGCGATCCTCGGCGGCGACACCCGCACCATCCGGTTCGCCAAGAACCCGCCGACGGTGATCATGCTCGCCGGCCTCCAGGGCGCCGGCAAGACGACCCTGGCCGGCAAGCTCGCGCTCTGGCTCAAGTCGCAGGGACGCTCGCCGCTGCTCGTCGCGGCCGACCTCCAGCGCCCGAACGCGGTCAACCAGCTCCAGGTCGTGGGGCAGCGCGCCGGGGTGCAGGTCTTCGCCCCCGAGCCGGGCAACGGCGTCGGGGACCCGGTCGCCGTGGCCAAGGCCTCGATCCTCGAGGCGCAGCGCCGCCTCTTCGACGTGGTCGTCGTCGACACCGCGGGCCGCCTCGGCATCGACGCCGACCTCATGCAGCAGGCCGCCGACATCCGCGACGCGGTCTCGCCCGACGAGGTCCTCTTCGTCGTCGACGCCATGATCGGCCAGGACGCGGTCAACACGGCCAACGCCTTCGCCGAGGGCGTCGGCTTCGACGGCGTCGTCCTCACCAAGCTCGACGGCGACGCCCGCGGCGGTGCGGCGCTGTCCATCGCGCGGGCGACCGGCAAGCCGATCATGTTCGCCTCGAACGGCGAGGCGCTCACCGAGTTCGACGTCTTCCACCCCGACCGGATGGCCAGCCGCATCCTCGGCATGGGCGACGTCCTCACCCTGATCGAGCAGGCCGAGAAGACCTTCGACGCCGAGCAGTCGGCCAAGGCGGCGGCCAAGCTCACCTCCAAGGAGGGGCGCGACTTCTCCCTCGCCGACTTCCTGCAGCAGATGCAGATGGTCCGCAAGATGGGTCCGCTGTCCAAGATCTTCGGGATGCTGCCGGGGATGGGCGAGTTCAAGGACCAGATCAACAACATCGACGAGCGCGAGGTCGACCGCCTCGAGGCGATCATCCACTCGATGACCCCGGCCGAGCGCGACGACCCCAAGATCATCGACGGGTCGCGCCGGGCACGCATCGCCAAGGGCGCGGGCGTCCAGGTCTCCGACGTGAACGGGCTGGTCAACCGCTTCTTCGAGGCGCGCAAGATGATGAGCTCGCTGGCCGGCGGCAAGATGCCCGGGATGCCGGGCCTGCCCGGCTCGGCCAAGAAGGCCCCGGCCAAGGCGGCCCCCAAGAAGAAGGGCCACAAGGTCTCCGGCAACCCGGCCAAGCGGAACGGCGCCCCGGCCGCTGCACCGGCCGTCGACGCGGGTGCCGCCTTCGGCGCTGACCCGGCGATGGACGAGAAGGCCCTGCAGGAGGCCATGCAGAACTTCCAGCTGCCCTCCAACCTGCGTGACCGTCTCGGCCGCTAG
- a CDS encoding amidohydrolase family protein, which yields MTVSAASPATTERLHLSAVVLPEGERRELWVVEGRVTYEPVRYAVTVPGAYAMPGLVDAHCHVGLESDGAVPDDVAEQHALAERSAGALLLRDAGSPADTRWMDDREDLPEIIRAGRHIARPKRYLRNYADEVEPDALVTAVERQAARGDGWIKLVGDWIDREVGDLTPLWPVEVARAGIDRAHELGCRVTAHVFGEQAVAELVGAGIDGIEHGTGLDEPTIALMAERQVALVPTMIQLENFPGFADAAQAKFPAYARRVRALYDRRVATFGAAIDAGVPVYAGTDAGGYLPHGIVGREIAAMGAFLSPEQALGAGSWRARAWLSRPDALTEGSPADLVTFDEDPRVDLTVLSTPAAVVLRGRRVV from the coding sequence GTGACCGTCTCGGCCGCTAGCCCCGCCACGACCGAGCGCCTGCACCTGTCCGCCGTCGTCCTCCCCGAGGGCGAGCGGCGGGAGCTGTGGGTGGTCGAGGGGCGGGTGACGTACGAGCCGGTGCGCTACGCGGTGACCGTGCCGGGGGCGTACGCCATGCCCGGCCTGGTCGACGCGCACTGCCACGTGGGCCTCGAGAGCGACGGCGCGGTCCCCGACGACGTCGCCGAGCAGCACGCACTGGCGGAACGTTCCGCGGGGGCTCTCCTCCTCCGTGACGCCGGCAGCCCGGCCGACACCCGCTGGATGGACGACCGCGAGGACCTGCCCGAGATCATCCGCGCCGGCCGGCACATCGCGCGGCCGAAGCGCTACCTGCGCAACTACGCCGACGAGGTCGAGCCGGACGCGTTGGTGACCGCGGTCGAGCGGCAGGCCGCCCGCGGGGACGGCTGGATCAAGCTGGTGGGGGACTGGATCGACCGCGAGGTCGGGGACCTGACGCCGCTGTGGCCGGTCGAGGTCGCGAGGGCCGGCATCGACCGCGCCCACGAGCTCGGCTGCCGGGTCACGGCGCACGTGTTCGGCGAGCAGGCCGTCGCCGAGCTCGTCGGGGCGGGCATCGACGGGATCGAGCACGGCACGGGGCTCGACGAGCCCACCATCGCCCTCATGGCCGAACGTCAGGTCGCGCTCGTGCCGACGATGATCCAGCTCGAGAACTTCCCGGGCTTCGCCGACGCCGCGCAGGCGAAGTTCCCCGCGTACGCCCGGCGCGTTCGCGCGCTCTACGACCGTCGGGTGGCCACGTTCGGCGCCGCGATCGACGCGGGTGTCCCGGTGTACGCGGGCACGGACGCCGGCGGCTACCTGCCGCACGGGATCGTCGGGCGCGAGATCGCCGCGATGGGCGCGTTCCTGTCGCCGGAGCAGGCGCTCGGGGCCGGGTCCTGGCGGGCCCGGGCCTGGCTGAGCCGCCCCGACGCGCTCACAGAGGGCTCCCCGGCCGACCTGGTCACCTTCGACGAGGATCCTCGCGTCGACCTCACCGTGCTCAGCACCCCCGCCGCCGTCGTCCTGCGTGGACGCCGGGTTGTCTAG
- a CDS encoding alpha/beta fold hydrolase, which translates to MSRRPAALAAAAALGLLPLLGSVPAQAADERVVETVLSVPGTPEEGGQAVALDATLLTTDPGVARPAIVLAHGLGGTKADSLPTARSLARDGYAVLVYTARGFGASGGLVHLDDPAYEGRDAVAMVDAAAARPEVEKVGDDPVVGFAGASYGGAVALEAAALDPRIDAIVPAFTYADLTSALVPQHAVTGGAGSLGDVTATGGTGVLKAAWAAALFTGTASAGTATDPSATGGTAGEQPTPSLCGRFAPDVCAAYLASARTGTPTDALLALTRRSSPDLGRVAAPTLMIQGEDDTLFGLDQADRVMRGLPAATPAATAWVPGGHDGDVSVDAQLDRLTAWFDRYLKRDASAPAVPALSVTVPETSLVGQGDAGDGTAPRVLTSDTYPGRGSAAPATRTLPLDGGEQTVVNPAGARPGALTNLPGSGALGAAAAAAGYPLAVLPGQAAVFTSAPVTRPYDLVGSGRVQVRVTSSSTEAVLFASVWDLGPDDPQTQRPTSTVLPGRAVAPVRVTGLTPGEATTVEVALPVVSHTVPVGHRLQLVLATTDSAYAGPVDPATYRVALVAPALVLPDLGGLAASGGSRLDVPLPLVVGFGVVLLAALVGLVLLRRSRRTAVERPDLADVPLVVDGLVKTYADGLRAVDGVSFRAERGQVVGLLGPNGAGKTTTLRMVVGLIRPDEGEVWVEGRGVHAGADVLASVGALIEGPGFLPHLSGRANLDAYWEATGRPVEESHLDEVLAIADLGSAIDRRVRGYSQGMRQRLGIAQAMLGLPPLLLLDEPTNGLDPPQITAMRQVLADYAAAGRTVVVSSHMLAEVEQTCDHVVVMARGHVLLSESTATLTGDGRRRLEEAFLDLLDAESAGATS; encoded by the coding sequence TTGTCTAGACGACCGGCCGCGCTGGCGGCCGCCGCAGCCCTCGGGCTCCTGCCGCTGCTGGGTTCCGTCCCGGCGCAGGCGGCGGACGAGCGCGTGGTGGAGACCGTGCTCAGCGTCCCCGGCACGCCGGAGGAGGGCGGGCAGGCCGTCGCCCTCGACGCGACCCTGCTCACCACCGACCCCGGCGTCGCGCGCCCGGCGATCGTCCTGGCCCACGGCCTGGGCGGCACCAAGGCCGACAGCCTGCCGACCGCGCGTTCCCTGGCCCGTGACGGCTACGCGGTCCTCGTCTACACCGCCCGCGGCTTCGGCGCATCCGGCGGCCTGGTCCACCTGGACGACCCCGCGTACGAGGGGCGTGACGCGGTGGCGATGGTCGACGCCGCGGCCGCCCGGCCCGAGGTCGAGAAGGTCGGCGACGACCCCGTCGTCGGTTTCGCGGGCGCGAGCTACGGCGGCGCGGTCGCGCTCGAGGCCGCAGCGCTCGACCCGCGCATCGACGCGATCGTCCCGGCCTTCACCTACGCCGACCTGACCAGCGCGCTCGTCCCCCAGCACGCGGTGACCGGGGGCGCGGGGTCGCTGGGCGACGTCACCGCGACCGGTGGGACCGGCGTGCTCAAGGCCGCGTGGGCGGCCGCCCTGTTCACCGGGACGGCCTCGGCCGGCACCGCCACGGACCCGTCGGCGACCGGCGGCACAGCGGGGGAGCAGCCGACGCCGAGCCTGTGCGGACGGTTCGCCCCCGACGTGTGCGCCGCCTACCTCGCCTCGGCCCGCACCGGCACCCCGACCGACGCCCTGCTCGCGCTGACCCGGCGCTCCTCGCCCGACCTGGGCCGCGTCGCCGCGCCCACGCTGATGATCCAGGGCGAGGACGACACGCTCTTCGGCCTCGACCAGGCCGACCGCGTCATGCGCGGGCTGCCCGCGGCCACGCCGGCGGCGACGGCGTGGGTTCCGGGCGGGCACGACGGCGACGTCTCCGTCGATGCCCAGCTGGACCGGCTGACCGCCTGGTTCGACCGCTACCTGAAGCGCGACGCGTCGGCGCCGGCCGTCCCGGCCCTCTCGGTGACGGTGCCCGAGACGTCGCTCGTCGGCCAGGGCGACGCCGGGGACGGCACCGCGCCTCGCGTCCTCACCTCCGACACCTACCCGGGCCGGGGGAGCGCGGCCCCGGCGACCCGCACGCTCCCGCTCGACGGCGGCGAGCAGACGGTGGTGAACCCGGCCGGCGCACGCCCCGGCGCCCTCACGAACCTGCCCGGCAGCGGCGCCCTCGGAGCTGCGGCCGCCGCGGCGGGCTACCCGCTGGCCGTCCTGCCCGGGCAGGCGGCCGTGTTCACCAGTGCCCCCGTCACCCGCCCGTACGACCTGGTCGGCAGCGGCCGGGTCCAGGTGCGGGTCACGTCGTCGTCGACCGAGGCCGTGCTGTTCGCGAGCGTGTGGGACCTCGGTCCCGACGACCCGCAGACGCAGCGCCCGACGTCGACCGTCCTGCCCGGCCGGGCCGTCGCGCCCGTCCGGGTCACCGGGCTGACCCCGGGCGAGGCGACGACCGTCGAGGTCGCGCTGCCCGTCGTGTCCCACACGGTCCCGGTCGGGCACCGGCTGCAGCTGGTCCTCGCGACCACCGACAGCGCGTACGCCGGGCCCGTCGACCCCGCCACCTACCGGGTCGCGCTCGTCGCGCCCGCACTCGTGCTGCCCGACCTCGGCGGGCTCGCCGCCAGCGGGGGCAGCCGGCTCGACGTGCCGCTGCCGCTGGTCGTCGGGTTCGGTGTCGTGCTGCTCGCCGCCCTGGTCGGGCTGGTCCTGCTGCGGCGGTCGCGACGCACCGCGGTCGAGCGCCCGGACCTCGCCGACGTCCCGCTCGTCGTCGACGGACTGGTCAAGACGTACGCCGACGGCCTCCGTGCCGTCGACGGCGTCTCGTTCCGGGCCGAGCGCGGTCAGGTCGTCGGTCTGCTCGGACCGAACGGCGCGGGCAAGACGACCACCCTGCGGATGGTCGTCGGGCTGATCCGGCCCGACGAGGGCGAGGTCTGGGTGGAGGGTCGCGGCGTGCACGCGGGCGCGGACGTCCTGGCCTCCGTCGGCGCGCTGATCGAGGGTCCGGGCTTCCTGCCGCACCTGAGCGGCCGGGCCAACCTCGACGCGTACTGGGAGGCCACCGGGCGTCCCGTCGAGGAGTCGCACCTCGACGAGGTGCTCGCCATCGCCGACCTGGGCAGCGCGATCGACCGCCGCGTCCGCGGCTACAGCCAGGGGATGCGGCAGCGGCTCGGCATCGCCCAGGCGATGCTCGGCCTGCCGCCGCTGCTGCTGCTCGACGAGCCGACCAACGGGCTCGACCCGCCCCAGATCACCGCCATGCGGCAGGTGCTGGCCGACTACGCCGCGGCCGGCCGCACGGTCGTGGTCAGCTCGCACATGCTCGCCGAGGTCGAGCAGACCTGCGACCACGTCGTCGTCATGGCCCGGGGGCACGTGCTGCTGTCCGAGTCGACCGCCACCCTCACCGGGGACGGTCGACGGCGCCTCGAGGAGGCCTTCCTCGACCTGCTGGACGCCGAGAGCGCGGGAGCGACCTCATGA
- a CDS encoding ABC transporter permease has protein sequence MSTVTTPDADAAVSRGSLPLRAEIRRQLSRRRTLVVFAVLVALPLVLVGAFALGGRDDGTAQRGFVDLAQDSGANLVVFALFASTGFLLVVVVALFAGDPVPSEASWSSLRYLLTAPVRRERLLRQKLVAAGLFSLAAFVFLPAWALLVGGIAYGWGPYVGPTGDQLGYPLLLARLGVVVVYLFLSLAVVGAFAFLLGTTTDAPLAAVGGGVVLWIVCAILDQITALGGLRQALPGHFAFAWADALAPTVDWSAMAQGALWSVGYSVVLVGVAVWRFLRRDVTS, from the coding sequence ATGAGCACCGTGACCACCCCGGACGCCGACGCCGCGGTGAGCCGGGGCAGCCTTCCGCTGCGGGCCGAGATCCGCCGCCAGCTGTCGCGGCGGCGCACGCTCGTCGTCTTCGCCGTGCTGGTCGCCCTGCCGCTGGTCCTGGTGGGCGCCTTCGCCCTGGGCGGGCGCGACGACGGCACGGCGCAGCGCGGGTTCGTGGACCTGGCCCAGGACAGCGGGGCCAACCTCGTCGTCTTCGCGCTGTTCGCCTCGACCGGCTTCCTGCTGGTGGTGGTCGTCGCCCTCTTCGCCGGCGACCCGGTGCCCAGCGAGGCGAGCTGGTCGAGCCTGCGCTACCTGCTCACCGCCCCCGTCCGCCGGGAACGCCTGCTGCGCCAGAAGCTGGTCGCCGCCGGCCTGTTCAGCCTCGCGGCCTTCGTCTTCCTCCCGGCCTGGGCGCTCCTCGTGGGCGGGATCGCGTACGGGTGGGGCCCGTACGTCGGGCCGACCGGCGACCAGCTCGGCTACCCGCTCCTCCTCGCGCGGCTCGGGGTGGTCGTGGTCTACCTGTTCCTCTCGCTGGCCGTGGTCGGGGCCTTCGCGTTCCTGCTCGGTACGACGACCGACGCCCCGCTCGCCGCGGTCGGCGGGGGCGTCGTGCTGTGGATCGTCTGCGCGATCCTCGACCAGATCACCGCGCTCGGCGGGCTGCGCCAGGCCCTGCCCGGGCACTTCGCCTTCGCCTGGGCCGACGCGCTCGCGCCGACGGTCGACTGGTCGGCCATGGCCCAGGGGGCGCTCTGGTCGGTCGGCTACTCGGTCGTCCTCGTGGGCGTCGCCGTGTGGAGGTTCCTGCGCCGCGACGTCACGAGCTGA
- a CDS encoding sulfatase family protein yields MSQSKRRARPSGPRPRARAGLVRLVVGLAGLSAVASAAGAGLAVPAQAGATPAPTPSVAAPAAPKPPNLVFVLTDDLEPSLLRYMPTVRSMQEKGASFSDYTVSDSLCCPSRTSIFTGQYPHTSGVFTNSGADGGYGAFEHHGLADQTYAVALQKAGYRTAFMGKYLNGYDPKAGDGTPGSNVPKGWDEWDVAGNGYPELGYTMNENGREVAYGQRPQAYLTDVVSTKGQNFILNASAAKQPFALEIATFAPHAPYTPAPRDAKKYKGLKAPRSKAFNEASMADKPAWIKDRKKLTKAQVTKLDTVYRKRAQSVRSVDLMLSRLRSTLRATGQLDNTYVVFSSDNGFHLGEHRLPAGKQTAYKTDLVVPLVVTGPGVKHATIGRPAQNVDLAPTFVDAAGAPALAKADGRSLLPLLRGERPKNWRAYGLVEHHGPNLDPSDPDYAGKNGANPPSYEAITNDRLTYVEYGDGEREYYDNARDPQQLDNRWKDLSATRKAELRSAVRNLRTCSGTKECATA; encoded by the coding sequence ATGTCCCAGAGCAAGCGCCGAGCACGACCGTCCGGGCCTCGTCCCCGGGCCCGCGCCGGCCTCGTCCGGCTCGTCGTCGGACTGGCCGGCCTGTCCGCCGTCGCCTCGGCGGCCGGCGCCGGGCTCGCCGTGCCCGCCCAGGCCGGGGCGACGCCCGCGCCCACCCCGTCCGTGGCGGCGCCGGCGGCACCGAAGCCGCCGAACCTCGTCTTCGTCCTCACCGACGACCTCGAGCCGAGCCTGCTGAGGTACATGCCGACCGTCCGGTCGATGCAGGAGAAGGGGGCGAGCTTCTCCGACTACACCGTCTCGGACTCGCTCTGCTGCCCGTCGCGCACGTCGATCTTCACCGGGCAGTACCCGCACACCTCCGGCGTGTTCACCAACAGCGGCGCCGACGGCGGCTACGGCGCGTTCGAGCACCACGGGCTGGCCGACCAGACGTACGCCGTCGCCCTGCAGAAGGCCGGCTACCGGACCGCGTTCATGGGCAAGTACCTGAACGGCTACGACCCCAAGGCCGGCGACGGCACCCCGGGGTCGAACGTCCCGAAGGGCTGGGACGAGTGGGACGTGGCCGGCAACGGCTACCCCGAGCTCGGCTACACGATGAACGAGAACGGCCGTGAGGTCGCGTACGGCCAGCGCCCGCAGGCCTACCTGACCGACGTCGTGTCGACGAAGGGCCAGAACTTCATCCTGAACGCCAGCGCCGCGAAGCAGCCGTTCGCGCTGGAGATCGCGACCTTCGCCCCGCACGCGCCCTACACGCCCGCGCCGCGCGACGCCAAGAAGTACAAGGGCCTGAAGGCCCCGCGCAGCAAGGCGTTCAACGAGGCCTCGATGGCCGACAAGCCCGCCTGGATCAAGGACCGTAAGAAGCTGACCAAGGCCCAGGTCACGAAGCTGGACACCGTCTACCGCAAGCGTGCCCAGTCCGTCCGCTCGGTCGACCTGATGCTCTCCCGGCTGCGCTCGACGCTCCGGGCGACCGGTCAGCTCGACAACACCTACGTCGTCTTCAGCTCCGACAACGGCTTCCACCTCGGTGAGCACCGGCTGCCGGCGGGCAAGCAGACGGCGTACAAGACCGACCTCGTCGTGCCGCTGGTGGTGACGGGGCCCGGCGTGAAGCACGCCACGATCGGTCGACCGGCGCAGAACGTCGACCTCGCCCCGACCTTCGTCGACGCCGCCGGAGCCCCGGCTCTGGCCAAGGCGGACGGGCGCTCCCTGCTCCCGCTGCTGCGCGGCGAGCGGCCGAAGAACTGGCGCGCGTACGGGCTGGTCGAGCACCACGGGCCGAACCTCGACCCGAGCGACCCCGACTACGCCGGGAAGAACGGGGCGAACCCGCCGTCCTACGAGGCCATCACCAACGACCGGTTGACCTACGTCGAGTACGGCGACGGCGAGCGCGAGTACTACGACAACGCGCGGGACCCGCAGCAGCTGGACAACCGATGGAAGGACCTCTCGGCCACCCGCAAGGCCGAGCTGAGGTCGGCCGTGCGGAACCTGAGGACCTGCTCGGGCACGAAGGAGTGCGCGACGGCCTGA
- the rpsP gene encoding 30S ribosomal protein S16 — protein sequence MAVKIRLKRLGKIRSPHYRIVVADSRTKRDGRAIEEIGKYHPKNDPSVIEVDSERAQYWLSVGAQPSEAVVAILKRTGDWQKFSGDTTPSGVQPQKEKPNKLDLFNAALAEAGDAPRGGATTKSGRSTPDAEVEGTPAEAEQAADAGVAAAAPAPGKAF from the coding sequence GTGGCTGTCAAGATCCGTCTGAAGCGCCTGGGCAAGATCCGGTCGCCGCACTACCGCATCGTCGTCGCCGACTCGCGCACCAAGCGCGACGGTCGGGCGATCGAGGAGATCGGCAAGTACCACCCGAAGAACGACCCCTCGGTCATCGAGGTCGACTCGGAGCGCGCGCAGTACTGGCTCTCCGTCGGCGCGCAGCCGTCCGAGGCCGTCGTCGCGATCCTCAAGCGCACGGGTGACTGGCAGAAGTTCTCCGGCGACACCACGCCCTCCGGCGTGCAGCCGCAGAAGGAGAAGCCGAACAAGCTCGACCTCTTCAACGCCGCGCTGGCTGAGGCCGGCGACGCGCCGCGCGGGGGTGCGACCACCAAGTCCGGTCGCTCCACGCCTGACGCCGAGGTCGAGGGCACCCCGGCGGAGGCCGAGCAGGCCGCCGACGCCGGTGTCGCCGCTGCGGCGCCCGCCCCGGGCAAAGCCTTCTGA